DNA from Pomacea canaliculata isolate SZHN2017 linkage group LG9, ASM307304v1, whole genome shotgun sequence:
GTCAGTCCAAGCAGCTCAATACCAGCTTCGCTGATGTGCTCACAGTAGTTGACACACAAATAAGTAAGGCTGTGGCACCTGCAGCAACATAATTACACAAGTACACATTTAAGGTGCTCAGAAAGTGCAAAGCAACTTACATCATGCtatttccatatatatatatgagtgtgtAGACCTGAAGGATATACATACACTCACAAAAATCCAAAATGCACACACAATCTTGTATACATTGTTAATTTCTGCATAATTTCGATACATAGTATACCATACACCAAATACTATACCTAAAGAGTTCAAAGTTCACCTAAAGAGGCTTCATTCATGGAGCTACACATAATCCCTTAAATTTACTAAATTCCTGTTCTTTATTAGGTGATGATTACTgacttttgaatttttgttaatCTCCCTGCTCCATCtcctaacaaaataaaaatcactgtAAGTTCTGCCACCTTTTGTGAAGATTGACCATCGCCAAATCACCCACGCGAACACAGTTTGTGAGATTCAGTTCTCGCAACTTGGCAGTGCACACACCTTCTGTCAGATGACGCACTCCTGCATCACTAATTCTGAAAGTAATCcacaatgaaaattataaaataaattcagtGTCAATAACAATGGTAAAGACTGTAGAACATTTGAAAGATTGTAATTGTGGCTTTAACTTAGTAAGCTCAGGTCCTGAAAGTTTCCTCCAGCttcagcattttcttttctgagtTATTCAAAGGTCATTAAATTAATTGGCGTTAATTAATGAAGTAGGATATGCTAACAGGGCCAGATGTTTTGCTTACCTGACACAGTCTGCAATGTTAAGAACAGTAAGACTGCGGCAGTTAGCAAAGGATTTTAGAGTAGAGTCTGTAAGTcgctggcagtctgtaaggtaGATATGCTGCAAATCTGGGCACAGCTTTCCAACCATTCTCATACTATCATCAGAGATCCGATGATTGCCTAGACATGGATATTAATAATGGTCAGATACCATGAACAAAGCAAATATCTGCAGGGATCCTATCACCGTCAAAATTTATAGTAGAAGTACACAATCCTCATGttaatatgttaaatatttatagcaGCTAACTCATctgaatacatttattttagaaGCCTTTTCATTTTCCCTCAGTTGCCAGTGGCAAGGATAGGAGAAAGATTTCTATTCTTTCCCCCAACAGCACACCATCTCCCCACACCCACCACCTCACATCTTCTTCCCTTTCATATTTACACTAGAACTAACACAAATTCAAATGCAGAACATAAATTATCCTCctttgttttattatcattacttatagttttatcattttttttcactcgaAGTGCCTGCTTGTTTAGAGCTCACCATCAACTTTGAGGACACGGAGCTGCTTCAGTTGGGCCAGGTGCTTGAAAGACTCGTCTGTGAGCAGTGGGGAGCCCAGGAATGAGACAGTGTGGATTTTGTGACACTTCTCTGTCATCATCTGCCATGTAAGAAAAACCTTTTAACTAAAGCCACATTTGTGGACATTACTGTATGGGAATActgtttttaatgaataaaattatgACTCAAAAAGAATCAACATCTGACAAAGCATATGTCATGACCAATAACACAGTTGATTTTTTCATGAAGCTGTGGAGTCTGCTGTATCTTTactctgaataaaaataaaaaactaaatcTGGCAGCATGTAATCATTTACAGCCTTCACTTTAAAGAATAAccagatgtcattttttttttcgaatgcCTCAGTTTAGTTCATTACAGCATAAAAATTTCCCCAAGTCTGAAAAAACAACCTACTAAAGACACTTATAAGTTCCTTCAAAATTCATTTAAGGTTAAAAATGAGTTACAACATACTATGATGCTATCATCCATAAGTGTTGGAAAGTCATCTAAGATAAGGGTTGTGAGATTAATGCATCCACTGGCCAGGTTCTGGAATCCTTGAGGGGTCACCTGCAGGCAGCCTGACAAGTCTAGGTATTCCAACTTTTTGCTGCACTTTCCGTTAGAAAGGTAATGCAAACCACGATCGGAGAACTTATTGCAGAATGCCAGGCTGATATACTGCAGGTTCACACAATACCTGTGATGAGCAAAGCAGCACACAGTCCAGCTCATTATCTGGAAGTTAAGGGCTGTTAATAATTTAACTATACACAGTTCAGAATTTCTTACTCACCAGCTGAATGAGCACACATGTTTGAACTgtaaagggttaaaaaaaaaaaaaaagaaagatgataaaaacatttttcagaaagtttCATTCCACCCAAATCTATTGAAAAAACATTATGCAGAAATGGAATGAAACAGAAATTCTGCACATGAATCAGCCAAGGCCAAAATGGTGTAACAGCCATGATAAACAAAGTCATACACATATGAAATGCATTGGTAGTAAATCAACATTAATATTTCCTGATTTAGGTGATAACCCTGTTAAATACGCagcataaataaattatttaatgtaaaataaaaaaaaaacatacataagGCCAAAACTTCCAAAAGTTCCATATGTACATGACTTATCAAAATTAGACAAGAGAATGAGTCCTCAAGAAATGCAAAGTATGCTTCTATATGTTTCATGAACAGGTGCTTGTCCGGCCACAACCATTATGCACATAAGAATTTAAAACCACAGACAATTAATGTTACTTACATGctgccatcacacacacacatacatccccttacacacacaaacagtccAAGTCACACTCACctacaccaacacacacactttctctttctctctgtctcagcTTATTACTGCATCACAATAATCACTAACTTGGCAACGGCTCTGAGCGAGGCATCTGTCAAACTGGTGTGGGAGATGTTGAGGTACAGCAAAATCTTGCAGCCTTTGGTTATCAGTTTCAGGGTGTCATCCTGAAAGTAAAAGTGTGCAGAAGGTGATAAACTCAAATTAATATAGAGGTGTGACTTTGGCATAGCAATGGATGGCTCAGTATGTTTATGTGCACTTGGAAACTTACATGAgcacatatacatgcatgtacacacctTGTGCATCTACAAGTGCACATGCTCTCTTTTCCCCCAGTACACACACAGTTGTGCCACCATAACTCTAGTATCACAATATATCCCCCTCCAAACCCATGGTTCTCCTCAGTTTTCTCTCCTTTGATTCAGTTCTTCAAGATGTCAAAGTCAGCTCTGACACAACTACTCACATCAAGGCCCAGGCAGCCAGAGAGATTTAAGTCTTGGATATTGCGGCACTGGCTGACTGAGACAAATGTTGCCTGTTTCAGATGCTGGCATTCACGCAGATTAAGGTGAATTAAGTATGGTCTCGCCTTGTACAATAGTCGTGCAGCTACCTTGTCTGTTACTCTAGTAAAGTGTAGAAAAATTTCACacataatatttacaaacttcatggtatatatatatagagagagagacaatgacaaaagaaaaaaaaagtgaatggtttaagagacagaaagaaaattatgaattCGTACTTAAGGCATCCAAAgtgaaagggaaacaaaatgcaaaaagcaattaaaacatTGAGTGAAGTTGAGACACTGTGGAATGGTAATTTATTATACTGCTCAAAATTGTATAACCTCATAATATTTCAGTCAAGCCTGAAGAAAGCTGTACCTGGTTCTgaagtgttttcctttttgaaaacaaattagtcattaatttactttttaatatgttaatatttttttacattaaacattaattttaaataacaaatagaTACTGAattttactaataaaataagTTGGTAGATTTTACGAGGTTTTAAACTTAAGGAAAAAACTATATgggtaagaaaagaaaaactatgaaaataatgttgccttgtaaataaaacacaagaaagttGAGGAAAAAATATAAGGACTAGCAAAAAGCAGGTTCAATACTTAAGATTAAAACCAACCAATgatgagaaatgaaagaaaaatacaaaaataaaataatatgccTGAATAATACTGTCTGTCAAAACAACTTTCCTTGATTAAGCTACTAAAAGCACGAACAAAAAGCAGTCATAAGAAATATTATACTGTACCGAACCCAAGAATACAGACTAGTACAGATATAAATGCCCAACTACAGCAGGATGTAAGAAGTGTCAAtaccttctatttttttttttgacagtttttaattGACTACAATAAGATTTTGAATGAAGGTTGTAACATGGTTAGCTGCAGCTAAAATCTAAACAGTGAGTTTAGCAGCCATGAGACACCATTGATACAGGACAAGATGAAATCACTGTATGCATGTTTCTCTCATCTCCAGCAGCCCTTGGGGCCTTTTATTTTCTACGTCTGCATATATGTTTCAGAATCAAAAGGAATTAGTAAGTAGAAGGGCTGTGCattgacgtgtgtgtgtgtgtctataaatgtgcatgtgtactgtgtgtgaatatacacattttttatatatgtatatgacatgcatatatatatatacatcacgATGATGACTGTGTGTGAGGAAGAAATTAAGAGAGTAAATGTGACATAGCTGCTAACAAGCTTATTGAAAATTAGAATGCTAACATGTCTCAAAAATATTCTGATAAAGGAAATGTTTAAAGTGCAATATAGTAATtactaaaatactaaaaatatatCAGGAGTCatataaacagtaaaatataacaaGTTTGTGCtcatattttttagtttgaagtTTTATGAAGTGAGATAATGATTTCAAAGAAAGCTAAAAGTCATTATATACGAACATGTAGATAAGAAGAAATTGCATTATatggaaaaaagacaaaacccagaaatctggaaaaagaaaggaaaaatctACTACAGCATCACTATATGTTAATTACCCATCCTTCAGTCTGTCAAGATAAATgatgcaagaaataaacatttattttaaaacaaaattttaaaaaccaatctatttctatttttataaatgttgacTCCACTGCAGTGATTTGTTTAAACTGGGATTTAATAAATTCAAACAcagttaaaatgtaaataattaaataatttaaccAATAATGGGTACTATATATGTAATAATTAAGACttcaaatatacaaatttatACAAACTGTTTGCTATGAGAATAGCCACATACAACAAATTATAGTGCTAAATTCTGGTGAGAAGATAAATCACTCCAGCCAATGAGTCATCAGTTTATATGCGCTATGGCAATGATATGACAATTTTACTCtctttctaaatatatatatatgaacaagTAAACTCTGCTccatatttttgtgaaagtttacaatcaatttttttcaaagacaataATGAACACATTTCACAGACTTTCTTCTGAGGCTTTAAGgaagatatattttatattccaGAAAAAACGTGTTATATCTTCTCTGGCTGCAATATCCTAACTATGGTGTTCATGAATGTTACTACATGCATGAAATACTGACATTCTTTATAGCAGTATATCAATAGCACAGggtgaaaaaaaactaaaccaaCATTAACTTTAATTTCCGTGGAACATGTGAAATCCAAACAAGAACCAAGTCAAAAAGTGAGAACTGTGAAAATGCTACAATACTGCAGAATATTAGTTTAAAAGTTTACCTAAATCTTTTTTACACATTGCTATCCTCCATTGAGTGATGGCTGATAAacactttcagaaaaaagtatACCTATTAGTTGCATTTTGTTAAAAGAACACCAACGCAAGCTTATTAAAGACACCAACCTATATACTGTCTGTACTCAATGAATTCCCCTCCCCCGCcatttctctctcatgcacacacactacTGTCTCTACTATTTTTAACAAGTGGTGCATTTTATTACAATTACGACTACAGAAAGAGGACTGTGGAAAAAGTTCTGGAGATTTTATCTAGCACGGAGAAGAAAAGAGTGGCACAAACTTCTTAATTAAGCTATCTGATCCCATTGCTGACAATTAAAGTTACTAGCAAAAAATGAGTCATCCTAGATGACCTAGAACTTGTATGTTGTTCATTGTATTTTGATGTGCTAATTAAAAACGCTTTGATGCATACCTTTTCTGAACTTCAAAGAAATTCATCTGTAACACAAAGAAGGTAAGACCTGAGTTTGCATTGCATTGCACCAACAGGGATTTGACATGCATCtggattgaaaataaatttggagACGTAGGGACGGGGTAGCAAAAGTAAGCATGCTGGGATTATAACAGCAGTTAGACATAAAGTCTATGAAGCCAAAGCACCAGTATTGCTGACAGAATAAGTAATGTACTTATACAATTTTTATGTCAcagtttttgtgtgaaaatggTTTCatctaaaacataattttcaagCAAACCTAAATAGCTATCATCATACAAATCCATTCATTTCAGTCCAGTACACATTTTAGATACCAAAGACCATGCTACATAAGCCTGGACAGTGGGTTAAAAGCAAAGGTATGTAAGATTTACCTACCCGGCTCCACAGAGCCCCTGACTGCGTGATAACTTTCCAGGAGCGGCATACGCATGCACAGTTAGCTAGGTCTGCAATGTCTACATAACTAAACACCTGTTAATTAGAAGATGTAAAACAATGTCCATGTTTCAAATATCTTTAAACAACAAACgaaatgaatacattttactGGTGTGATAAACTGTTGTTATCATGTAAACTCTCTTACAGCCTATATACAGGTTAGGCCACTTAAAAGTAGCCTGCCTCTACTCCGTATTACACTACTTTTAAGTGGACCACCCTGTATATAGTCTGCAAACTCTAGTAACGGAAAATCCATATTCTTTTCCTCAAATCATCACAAAATTATTCATAAGGACATGCcaatttgttttgttaactATCAAAGGTTGTAATTTCATTACAGCCAGGAATAAAAAACAGCTGTCTGATgcaaacatattttgaaaaatataatgccTATGCACAACAACATATATAGTAGGAATATGCTTTTCTTGGGACACTCCTAAAATATATGTACCACCTGTTACAGATGGTACCCTTTCCATATGAACCAGATTCAAAGTTGTAAAGCAACTTTTAGTATACAATTAGTATAGCTATGCTTTCACCACATAAGTATTAAATGACTATATATCACCAGAAGCTCTGATTAAGTAACAAATTAACTTTTTAGAGTTTCTACAAatcattccaaaaaaaattttgataaaatagcaattaaaaaaatctttaactgACCTGGATTGCTATTTTCTTAGGGAGCAAAGAGATACTGTCACGAGCTTCTCCTGTGCCCTGACCAAACAGGTCCTCGTCTTCCATGTTTTCACCCCTCTCTAGCCTCTGTTAAATCATTTAGTTGAGCAGAATTCTAAACAATTAACTTAATGCCAAATACTCTGTGTATTTAGGttacttttgattttgtttgattGGCAGTTTCGTAATATGTCAAAACAAACTTAATGATGCTTTTATcctcatttttacaaaatggcTAAAATTCCGACAAATTATGTTTTTGCAGATTTATATCAACAACCACTTTTTAGAAGCAAGAGAATCACAACATTTCTATAAAGGTCAGTTCAAGTACATAACATACTACAGAGACACAAAGTCAATGAAGGTAGGTATAGTACTGTCTATGTGTCACAATACTGTTTCTATGTTGTGCATACCTGTGTGCACACAAAAGGGACAATTaagatgagagagaagaagaattGTGCAAGTTGCTTACACCAGAAGACACACAGGCAGTTTTGCAATGTTAATTAATGATACAATCACATGATCGTTCAGCACACTCTGTCCCTCAATGTAGCTTTTCTGAACAGAAATTAACTCTGCTAGATAGTTTTGGATAAGACACTAcagtacaaaaattaaacagaaaactcTTAACCAGAACACACAGAACTCTACCACATGCTAGTACATGTAATTCAATATCTATATTCTTGTcgtaaataaaaatgctttaaagGTTCTGCATTTTCTATATCTAGAGATCaacaatattaaatgaaaatcaAGATTCTGCCCGGATTTCTCGAATTTTCTCTTTCAATAGAAGTATACGCATTACCTGAAATGAAAGACTGTGACAAAAATCGCTAAATCCTCTTTTGCAAATGGCTTATGAACCAGTTTACAAAATCAAAGTCCTGTGCCTTGGGCATGTAGCAGTATTACTGGTGTAAGTACTTCTGCACAACATGGTTCTCATGTTACTTTCAACAGCAccaagaataaaagaaaataaaactttcctGCTAAGCTTACAGTTGCCTTATAATACTCTTCAGCATGATCAAAGTGCAGGCAATCTCTCTGTGAGCAGTGTTAACTCAGGTCAAGCACTCGCAGCTCTATTTACTGTGCAGACTTtgaatgtgtgtggtgtgcCATAAATCTTAAGTTTACTTTGATggggaaatttgttttgaatatgatctggttttattacttttatgcaCCTATCTAATCCTAAGTCCTgttgaatattttgttatttggcTATCACAGAACTTAAAGGACAAATCTGTCCCTGTGAGGGCTATGTTTGCGTCCTATTAGCATATGTTCTATGGAAATCTCTGCAACTTAAATGTTAAGCTTTTTGTGGGCAACGGCGAGCTGTACCACAGCCTACA
Protein-coding regions in this window:
- the LOC112572493 gene encoding dynein regulatory complex subunit 6-like isoform X7, whose amino-acid sequence is MAASMKGLSPELRKYLRVNKLPDIYEALITGLAIMCPADPLQFILDKLQFLKENGLDILQWDIFIDESMRPLQRVITESNLDFIFNYEEWLMPSPEMYAAAYGHYNLKLKEMCFCSWMQYFLVCKRKTETLNKKLSMASMHHTHRMLRVHIQAWKAWMKYRKGRQAMSYQKIQHVFYVCVGRIVFEAWHKHTLEARRQREYFERLERGENMEDEDLFGQGTGEARDSISLLPKKIAIQVFSYVDIADLANCACVCRSWKVITQSGALWSRMNFFEVQKRVTDKVAARLLYKARPYLIHLNLRECQHLKQATFVSVSQCRNIQDLNLSGCLGLDDDTLKLITKGCKILLYLNISHTSLTDASLRAVAKYCVNLQYISLAFCNKFSDRGLHYLSNGKCSKKLEYLDLSGCLQVTPQGFQNLASGCINLTTLILDDFPTLMDDSIIMMTEKCHKIHTVSFLGSPLLTDESFKHLAQLKQLRVLKVDGNHRISDDSMRMVGKLCPDLQHIYLTDCQRLTDSTLKSFANCRSLTVLNIADCVRISDAGVRHLTEGVCTAKLRELNLTNCVRVGDLAMVNLHKRCHSLTYLCVNYCEHISEAGIELLGLTHSLVSLDITGCNCGDQGLSALGNNSRLRDVCLSECTNITDLGLQKFAQQCSDIQRLDLSHCKQLTDGAIKNLAFCCRMLMVLNLAGCKLVTDLGIQYLSGVCHHLMQLDVSGCILISDKALKYLRKGCKKLRSLTMLYCKGISKHAAQKISRHIQTVDYNYDDVPAFYGY
- the LOC112572493 gene encoding dynein regulatory complex subunit 6-like isoform X6 yields the protein MAASMKGLSPELRKYLRVNKLPDIYEALITGLAIMCPADPLQFILDKLQFLKENGLDILQWDIFIDESMRPLQRVITESNLDFIFNYEEWLMPSPEMYAAAYGHYNLKLKEMCFCSWMQYFLVCKRKTETLNKKLSMASMHHTHRMLRVHIQAWKAWMKYRKGRQAMSYQKIQHVFYVCVGRIVFEAWHKHTLEARRQREYFERLERGENMEDEDLFGQGTGEARDSISLLPKKIAIQVFSYVDIADLANCACVCRSWKVITQSGALWSRMNFFEVQKRLKDGVTDKVAARLLYKARPYLIHLNLRECQHLKQATFVSVSQCRNIQDLNLSGCLGLDDDTLKLITKGCKILLYLNISHTSLTDASLRAVAKYCVNLQYISLAFCNKFSDRGLHYLSNGKCSKKLEYLDLSGCLQVTPQGFQNLASGCINLTTLILDDFPTLMDDSIIMMTEKCHKIHTVSFLGSPLLTDESFKHLAQLKQLRVLKVDGNHRISDDSMRMVGKLCPDLQHIYLTDCQRLTDSTLKSFANCRSLTVLNIADCVRISDAGVRHLTEGVCTAKLRELNLTNCVRVGDLAMVNLHKRCHSLTYLCVNYCEHISEAGIELLGLTHSLVSLDITGCNCGDQGLSALGNNSRLRDVCLSECTNITDLGLQKFAQQCSDIQRLDLSHCKQLTDGAIKNLAFCCRMLMVLNLAGCKLVTDLGIQYLSGVCHHLMQLDVSGCILISDKALKYLRKGCKKLRSLTMLYCKGISKHAAQKISRHIQTVDYNYDDVPAFYGY
- the LOC112572493 gene encoding dynein regulatory complex subunit 6-like isoform X5; translation: MAASMKGLSPELRKYLRVNKLPDIYEALITGLAIMCPADPLQFILDKLQFLKENGLDILQWDIFIDESMRPLQRVITESNLDFIFNYEEWLMPSPEMYAAAYGHYNLKLKEMCFCSWMQYFLVCKRKTETLNKKLSMASMHHTHRMLRVHIQAWKAWMKYRKGRQAMSYQKIQHVFYVCVGRIVFEAWHKHTLEARRQREYFEKWQRLERGENMEDEDLFGQGTGEARDSISLLPKKIAIQVFSYVDIADLANCACVCRSWKVITQSGALWSRMNFFEVQKRLKDGVTDKVAARLLYKARPYLIHLNLRECQHLKQATFVSVSQCRNIQDLNLSGCLGLDDDTLKLITKGCKILLYLNISHTSLTDASLRAVAKYCVNLQYISLAFCNKFSDRGLHYLSNGKCSKKLEYLDLSGCLQVTPQGFQNLASGCINLTTLILDDFPTLMDDSIIMMTEKCHKIHTVSFLGSPLLTDESFKHLAQLKQLRVLKVDGNHRISDDSMRMVGKLCPDLQHIYLTDCQRLTDSTLKSFANCRSLTVLNIADCVRISDAGVRHLTEGVCTAKLRELNLTNCVRVGDLAMVNLHKRCHSLTYLCVNYCEHISEAGIELLGLTHSLVSLDITGCNCGDQGLSALGNNSRLRDVCLSECTNITDLGLQKFAQQCSDIQRLDLSHCKQLTDGAIKNLAFCCRMLMVLNLAGCKLVTDLGIQYLSGVCHHLMQLDVSGCILISDKALKYLRKGCKKLRSLTMLYCKGISKHAAQKISRHIQTVDYNYDDVPAFYGY
- the LOC112572493 gene encoding dynein regulatory complex subunit 6-like isoform X2, with the translated sequence MAASMKGLSPELRKYLRVNKLPDIYEALITGLAIMCPADPLQFILDKLQFLKENGLDILQWDIFIDESMRPLQRVITESNLDFIFNYEEWLMPSPEMYAAAYGHYNLKLKEMCFCSWMQYFLVCKRKTETLNKKLSMASMHHTHRMLRVHIQAWKAWMKYRKGRQAMSYQKIQHVFYVCVGRIVFEAWHKHTLEARRQREYFEMSLSRLERGENMEDEDLFGQGTGEARDSISLLPKKIAIQVFSYVDIADLANCACVCRSWKVITQSGALWSRMNFFEVQKRLKDGVTDKVAARLLYKARPYLIHLNLRECQHLKQATFVSVSQCRNIQDLNLSGCLGLDDDTLKLITKGCKILLYLNISHTSLTDASLRAVAKYCVNLQYISLAFCNKFSDRGLHYLSNGKCSKKLEYLDLSGCLQVTPQGFQNLASGCINLTTLILDDFPTLMDDSIIMMTEKCHKIHTVSFLGSPLLTDESFKHLAQLKQLRVLKVDGNHRISDDSMRMVGKLCPDLQHIYLTDCQRLTDSTLKSFANCRSLTVLNIADCVRISDAGVRHLTEGVCTAKLRELNLTNCVRVGDLAMVNLHKRCHSLTYLCVNYCEHISEAGIELLGLTHSLVSLDITGCNCGDQGLSALGNNSRLRDVCLSECTNITDLGLQKFAQQCSDIQRLDLSHCKQLTDGAIKNLAFCCRMLMVLNLAGCKLVTDLGIQYLSGVCHHLMQLDVSGCILISDKALKYLRKGCKKLRSLTMLYCKGISKHAAQKISRHIQTVDYNYDDVPAFYGY
- the LOC112572493 gene encoding dynein regulatory complex subunit 6-like isoform X3, yielding MAASMKGLSPELRKYLRVNKLPDIYEALITGLAIMCPADPLQFILDKLQFLKENGLDILQWDIFIDESMRPLQRVITESNLDFIFNYEEWLMPSPEMYAAAYGHYNLKLKEMCFCSWMQYFLVCKRKTETLNKKLSMASMHHTHRMLRVHIQAWKAWMKYRKGRQAMSYQKIQHVFYVCVGRIVFEAWHKHTLEARRQREYFEMSLSKWQRLERGENMEDEDLFGQGTGEARDSISLLPKKIAIQVFSYVDIADLANCACVCRSWKVITQSGALWSRMNFFEVQKRVTDKVAARLLYKARPYLIHLNLRECQHLKQATFVSVSQCRNIQDLNLSGCLGLDDDTLKLITKGCKILLYLNISHTSLTDASLRAVAKYCVNLQYISLAFCNKFSDRGLHYLSNGKCSKKLEYLDLSGCLQVTPQGFQNLASGCINLTTLILDDFPTLMDDSIIMMTEKCHKIHTVSFLGSPLLTDESFKHLAQLKQLRVLKVDGNHRISDDSMRMVGKLCPDLQHIYLTDCQRLTDSTLKSFANCRSLTVLNIADCVRISDAGVRHLTEGVCTAKLRELNLTNCVRVGDLAMVNLHKRCHSLTYLCVNYCEHISEAGIELLGLTHSLVSLDITGCNCGDQGLSALGNNSRLRDVCLSECTNITDLGLQKFAQQCSDIQRLDLSHCKQLTDGAIKNLAFCCRMLMVLNLAGCKLVTDLGIQYLSGVCHHLMQLDVSGCILISDKALKYLRKGCKKLRSLTMLYCKGISKHAAQKISRHIQTVDYNYDDVPAFYGY
- the LOC112572493 gene encoding dynein regulatory complex subunit 6-like isoform X1, with the translated sequence MAASMKGLSPELRKYLRVNKLPDIYEALITGLAIMCPADPLQFILDKLQFLKENGLDILQWDIFIDESMRPLQRVITESNLDFIFNYEEWLMPSPEMYAAAYGHYNLKLKEMCFCSWMQYFLVCKRKTETLNKKLSMASMHHTHRMLRVHIQAWKAWMKYRKGRQAMSYQKIQHVFYVCVGRIVFEAWHKHTLEARRQREYFEMSLSKWQRLERGENMEDEDLFGQGTGEARDSISLLPKKIAIQVFSYVDIADLANCACVCRSWKVITQSGALWSRMNFFEVQKRLKDGVTDKVAARLLYKARPYLIHLNLRECQHLKQATFVSVSQCRNIQDLNLSGCLGLDDDTLKLITKGCKILLYLNISHTSLTDASLRAVAKYCVNLQYISLAFCNKFSDRGLHYLSNGKCSKKLEYLDLSGCLQVTPQGFQNLASGCINLTTLILDDFPTLMDDSIIMMTEKCHKIHTVSFLGSPLLTDESFKHLAQLKQLRVLKVDGNHRISDDSMRMVGKLCPDLQHIYLTDCQRLTDSTLKSFANCRSLTVLNIADCVRISDAGVRHLTEGVCTAKLRELNLTNCVRVGDLAMVNLHKRCHSLTYLCVNYCEHISEAGIELLGLTHSLVSLDITGCNCGDQGLSALGNNSRLRDVCLSECTNITDLGLQKFAQQCSDIQRLDLSHCKQLTDGAIKNLAFCCRMLMVLNLAGCKLVTDLGIQYLSGVCHHLMQLDVSGCILISDKALKYLRKGCKKLRSLTMLYCKGISKHAAQKISRHIQTVDYNYDDVPAFYGY
- the LOC112572493 gene encoding dynein regulatory complex subunit 6-like isoform X4 translates to MAASMKGLSPELRKYLRVNKLPDIYEALITGLAIMCPADPLQFILDKLQFLKENGLDILQWDIFIDESMRPLQRVITESNLDFIFNYEEWLMPSPEMYAAAYGHYNLKLKEMCFCSWMQYFLVCKRKTETLNKKLSMASMHHTHRMLRVHIQAWKAWMKYRKGRQAMSYQKIQHVFYVCVGRIVFEAWHKHTLEARRQREYFELYMRLERGENMEDEDLFGQGTGEARDSISLLPKKIAIQVFSYVDIADLANCACVCRSWKVITQSGALWSRMNFFEVQKRLKDGVTDKVAARLLYKARPYLIHLNLRECQHLKQATFVSVSQCRNIQDLNLSGCLGLDDDTLKLITKGCKILLYLNISHTSLTDASLRAVAKYCVNLQYISLAFCNKFSDRGLHYLSNGKCSKKLEYLDLSGCLQVTPQGFQNLASGCINLTTLILDDFPTLMDDSIIMMTEKCHKIHTVSFLGSPLLTDESFKHLAQLKQLRVLKVDGNHRISDDSMRMVGKLCPDLQHIYLTDCQRLTDSTLKSFANCRSLTVLNIADCVRISDAGVRHLTEGVCTAKLRELNLTNCVRVGDLAMVNLHKRCHSLTYLCVNYCEHISEAGIELLGLTHSLVSLDITGCNCGDQGLSALGNNSRLRDVCLSECTNITDLGLQKFAQQCSDIQRLDLSHCKQLTDGAIKNLAFCCRMLMVLNLAGCKLVTDLGIQYLSGVCHHLMQLDVSGCILISDKALKYLRKGCKKLRSLTMLYCKGISKHAAQKISRHIQTVDYNYDDVPAFYGY